DNA from Mustela lutreola isolate mMusLut2 chromosome 6, mMusLut2.pri, whole genome shotgun sequence:
GACTGTTCTATCTTAGAACTTGATAAGATTATCTTAAAACACTTGAAAATGAAAGTGACCTGTATTTATTGATAGTCTCAATTTAACATCCCAGCTCAATCACAAGCTCCACTGGTATAATACTGAATGTCATattaaattttacttcatttagtaatgaaaaataactaaatatatcATTGGAATGTGTTCATTTATTGTTCTGATATTAATGATTTTCAGTATTGGATTCCTCTGTTGATTTAACATTGCTTGTTACATTGAAAAAAGTACTCCTAATTCACAATGGAAATATAATTATGTGAGAAACATAAATTGGTTGCTTACTTACAGGTCTGTATTGAAGATGATAAAAGTttaacctgaaactaatgcaactcaacaataaataaataaataaataaataaacagacaacAAAAGTTTCATTGAACACCTACGTTAATTGCTTATCTATCTATGTGGGTACTACTATTGTATGTGCAGACCTACAATATGATGGGGTCGCTAAAGCTGGAATCTTTGTTCTTTGTGTAGAATAATTTGTTTAGCTTCTACTTCCTGGTACATgtgtttattttcaaatactgaaACAGTTTCACTGAACTAAATgataaatttatcatttataaatttGTGTTCATATGAAACAGACTCTAACAAATACTTACCAGGAGTGTGAAACCTATTGAAAGGGAAGCATCAAATTATCTGATTCTAAGACTGTTCAAAAGCAAGAAACCAGAGAACAGTGAGATACTGTCCTAAcagttttaaaaaggcatttactCTTTACCACATTAAGGTACTAATCTGTATATAAAAGCACGTTTTACCTTCTGAAATACAACTtatgtgaaaattattttaataattgacATAATAAGTAACTCTGGCATGAATTTCTTGAAATGTTTCTGAGACTAGGATAGGTAATTCCAGTTGTGGGATTTCATTCTCTAGAAATTCAAGTTGAAAGTTTGTCAGAATGAGGGTTAGGTGGTACCCTTTATAGAAACAGAATGGGTAACAGGATTTTTTTCAAGAGACTTACAGTCGAAATATTCTAAAGTTTTTTTGTTGCCCTGAATAAAATTTCTTGCCTCGATCCTGAATTACAACTGCTATTATGTATCTTCTGATATATCTTATGAATACCTAGCTGCCAGGGGATCCATTTTGTATATCTGACCTGGTTAGGTGTTCACCAGGTCAGCAGCTCCCAAGGTGTGATCCTGAGCCAGCAACACCAGCATCACCTAGGAACTTGTTAGGAAGGCATATTCTCTGCCTAGTCCAGGTCTACTGAATCTGTATTAATCTGATGCCCTAAAATTTAAGAACACTGCAGTAATAGTTTCCTCCTGTGGCACAATCATAATCCCAGTCATTTACAAACTGTATCTGTGACCTGGTACTAATCTTCTTCCTTTACTTTCTATACAGGTCCCCTCCCCTCACAATGGTCTTCCTCTGTGCTACCAAATTCTCCACCTCTGCCCCTTCATCTTGCACAGACATCACCACCTTCTTGAGCAATGACCCAAGTTCTCTGCCAAAGGTGCCAGTTACCAGTTCAGAAGCTAAGACTCCCTGTGGCCCAGCAGTGACAGCCACTAAGAAACCAATCACTTCTCTGGAATCATTCTTCCAAAAAGCTGCAGAAAAGCAGAAAGTCAAAGAAGCTTCACTGTCATCTCTTACTGCCACTACCCAGGCCCTCGTGAGCAATTCACCATCCAAGGCCTCCTTACCTTTCCAAACCAGTCGCGCTACGGGAACTGAGCCCTTCTTTAAGCAGAAGAGTCTAATTCTAGAGCAGAAACAGCTTAGTaattcttcagttttcttccctCCACAATATCCACAGTCTAGCCCTCAACAGTTAACAAACTATCTTCCAACAGAGTATCCAGATTGCACCCCTGTCTGTCAAGCAGCACTGAAGCTAGGATCCTCTGAAACAACTCCTACAGAGATGGATTTGGCCCAGAACAGCCCAAGCAGGCTTGCTTCTTTAGCTTCCAGCTATGCTCTGGAGGTGGCTCAGAAATCAACTATTACCCCAAATCCTGTGGCATCTGAGGACCAAATACCCTGTGAGAAGTGTGGCTCTCTGGTACCTGTATGGGAGATGCCGGAACACATGGACTATCATTTTGCATTGGAGTTACAAAAATCCTTTCTGCAGCCCCACTCCTCAAACTCAGAGGCTGTTCCTGCCAGTTCTCCTCAAAGCAAAAGAAATCCCAAGAGCCCTTCAGCCTCCAGTAATAAACGCCCTAGGCCTGAGGGCATGCAGACATTGGAATCATTCTTTAAGCCATTAACACACTAGTGCTGCCCTCAGGCTTGCTGCAGGGTTTTAATATTTTACCTGTAAACTAGATGGAAATATGCTCACTTTGCAAGGAAATCCGTAACTTCATGAAATTTTTAGTAAGAGATTAACAGTCCAGTTAGATGCTGACTTAAAACCCCCATCTCTTCACATGTATGGATTCCAATTCCACTGCTGACGGAGATGTAAAAACTGACTTTATCTTGCAGAGATAAAACTGCTTTGAGTTTTTAATCATTAGAGTTTAGGGAGGCAGTGTCAGAGTACAAATATGTGTGCCTTGAAGCCTAGGAGAGACACTTTCCTCActtttcctcatctatacaaCTAATAAACTTTATAGATTATGGGAGATTAAGGAAATGTATTTAGAGTATGTGGCTTAAAGATGGCACAAAAAAGCTGAgtgagaaaaaacattttaaaacttttccccAACCTCTGCGACAGGGGCAGTTCAGATAATGATTTTGACCAATATTTGAGGTTTGAGGATGTGAGGTGAAGACCTAAAGTGGTAACTGGTTTAGGGCAGGGCTCTATACACAGaagctgctcaataaatactgaatttcataCAAGAATATCCTTTTATGGCCACAATTTTAGCCACTGGCCATTCTACCTCTTACAATTGGTCTAATGTAGCATCAAATTAACAGACCAGTTCAAGAACTCTGTTTAGATTAGTTAAGTCACAATCAGAACTAGATCATGTCTAGAATCATACTAGGCAGAGTGTGATTTTGAGGGTCATCAGAGAACTTATTAGAAATTGTCTCAGCCTCACCTCTACCCTTGCTGAATCAGTATCTGTACATTAATAAGATTCTCCACCgtgttttaaaaacactgatCTAGAAGATACTATGGCCAGCCAGGTTTGTAGGGCAATGACATTTCCTTAAACGCTGAAGTACAGATTTAAGAGGTAGTGCTTGGCTTTCAGGGTCACTGGCCTGTTCTTCATCTCTTACCTTCTGATGTTTGAATATTGAGCTTAAGGTTTACTGTAGCTTTCTGCACTTGTCCATGTTTATAGTACTGTATTCTTAATCTGCTTTCTTCTATGTGGAAAATCAGCTTTTTTGATATGTGAAACCTTGTGTTACATAGAGAACCCAACTGCAGATGAACTGAACTAGGTGGTGTTGGGGGAAGTGAGTAGGAAGAATGGTTTATGTATCCCCCCTCTCATACATCACCCACCGCTCTTCAAACTTATTTATAAATTGGGAGTCTGTATTTAGTTTGAAGAAGAAGAGGGTAGCATCTGAAAAACACTGTAGCAAAAAAATTACTTcttccttcaaaaatattttcctcttgtaGCAGTTGAATAATGTGTACATGGCCCTTTTCCTACAAGATTTGTAGTTTCTAGAAGGCAAGAATTCTCCAGTGTCTTGCACATAATAGGTGCTTGATATTTACTGGATGAAACATGCATATTAAGTAATTTTAGATGATTACTAGGACTAAGAGTGTAAAAATGTACATGCTGCTGGTTTGGGGGAGGGTGACTgctttatgtatctttttatccTCCTAAATGTTTCATTAATGTAGCAAGGTATAGCTCACTGGTTCCTGAAGATGTCTTATTAAATACTGTTatcagggacacctgagtggctcagccggttaagcctctgcctttggctcaggtcatgatctcaaggtcctgggatcgagccccacatcaggctctctgctcagcggggagcctgtttccccctctctgcctgcctttctgcctacttgtgatctctgtcaaataaataaataaatactgttatcaggggatgcctgggtggttcagtcagtaaagcggccagcattcagctcaggtcatgaccccaggtcctgggatggagtcctgtatcaggttccctgatcagcagggagcccacttatccctctgcctgctgctctccctacttgtgcatCCCCccagacaaataaatgaataaagtcttaaaaaaaatactgagataaTTTCCTAAAATTTCCTTACTTAATTCAGTGaaaagttaataataattttaaaaaaagaacctaaaatgAAGCAATACCTCTCCTTCGGGCACTATACAGATTAAGTGGAACAAATTTTGAACACTTTGGTTGATTGGAAAGAGTCCTATAGAAAAGCAATGTGGTAGAAACTGGTTTCATTGGACTTAGAGGCCAAGGcaggtgggggaatgggtaaCTAGTAATGACAATACCAGCAGCatcccttttgtttccttagaAATGCTACCCCTGCCCCAGCATACCAGCAATCAGCCTATAGAGGGGACAGCAGACAGATATGCAAAGGTCAGTGCCTGGCGAAAGTTACAGGACCATTTTGCTGAATACAACCTTCTTTCATAGCTGTTTATCAGCACTGCATAGAGAGAAGTAAACAGCTTTTAGTCCCCAACACAGGAGGAAGGGGAAGTTCTTCAACCAGAGGCTTCTTACAGTAGCAAGTTAAgccacagatatttttaaaaacagcagagCTCGAATAGTTAGGGAGGCTATTACTTTAATACtcagaacaggggcgcctgggtggctcagtcagttaagcctcccactcttgatttcagccaggtcatgatcttggggtcttgatatcaagccctgtgccaggccccacttgggagattttctttctttgtctctctctctctctgtccacacccccacccccatcagctGCCCGCTAGCACGtactttctctcttaaaaaaaaaaagaaagaaaaataccctaGAGACAGAATGCCTTATGGGACTTTCCTTGGGCCACATTTAtcattaaatttcttttgtaaggatctgtactcaaaacGCAGTCCCATAAAACATGACAGTACTCTGAatacagaaacaggaagaaaggacTAAGGTTTGGCCTGGCGGCCCTCAGAGCTCCAGAAAGCTAGCCAGTTCAGGCTATGCAAAATTCACTTCTCGTGATCTTGCATTGCTAGGGAAAGCACGAGGGCCAGATTACCCGGACTCTAAGATCCATTCTTAAGTAGCTGGCAAGCTAATCTCCAAATCTCTGACACCACGCAGAAGCAGAGTCCTCACCACTGCGACCACAGCTGGGGCCCAACTTCTCAAGGAGGGGGTGGTTACT
Protein-coding regions in this window:
- the POLH gene encoding DNA polymerase eta isoform X3, with translation MRAAIEKETGFQCSAGISHNKVLAKLACGLNKPNRQTLVSHGSVPQLFSQMPIGKIRSLGGKLGASVIEILGVEYMGELTQFTESQLQSHFGEKNGSWLYAMCRGIEHDPVKPRKLPKTIGCSKNFPGKTALATQEQVQWWLLQLAHELEERLIKDRNDNDRVATQLAVIIRVQGDRRLSSTRRCCALTRYDAHKMSRDAFAVIRNCNTSGIKTDWSPPLTMVFLCATKFSTSAPSSCTDITTFLSNDPSSLPKVPVTSSEAKTPCGPAVTATKKPITSLESFFQKAAEKQKVKEASLSSLTATTQALVSNSPSKASLPFQTSRATGTEPFFKQKSLILEQKQLSNSSVFFPPQYPQSSPQQLTNYLPTEYPDCTPVCQAALKLGSSETTPTEMDLAQNSPSRLASLASSYALEVAQKSTITPNPVASEDQIPCEKCGSLVPVWEMPEHMDYHFALELQKSFLQPHSSNSEAVPASSPQSKRNPKSPSASSNKRPRPEGMQTLESFFKPLTH
- the POLH gene encoding DNA polymerase eta isoform X5 — translated: MKLVHLGSLEACGQMMLRSYVLIFCWHKFVSPVGKLTSPKETRKQGLFQWLDSLQIDNPTSPDLQLTVGAVIVEEMRAAIEKETGFQCSAGISHNKVLAKLACGLNKPNRQTLVSHGSVPQLFSQMPIGKIRSLGGKLGASVIEILGVEYMGELTQFTESQLQSHFGEKNGSWLYAMCRGIEHDPVKPRKLPKTIGCSKNFPGKTALATQEQVQWWLLQLAHELEERLIKDRNDNDRVATQLAVIIRVQGDRRLSSTRRCCALTRYDAHKMSRDAFAVIRNCNTSGIKTDWSPPLTMVFLCATKFSTSAPSSCTDITTFLSNDPSSLPKVPVTSSEAKTPCGPAVTATKKPITSLESFFQKAAEKQKVKEASLSSLTATTQALVSNSPSKASLPFQTSRATGTEPFFKQKSLILEQKQLSNSSVFFPPQYPQSSPQQLTNYLPTEYPDCTPVCQAALKLGSSETTPTEMDLAQNSPSRLASLASSYALEVAQKSTITPNPVASEDQIPCEKCGSLVPVWEMPEHMDYHFALELQKSFLQPHSSNSEAVPASSPQSKRNPKSPSASSNKRPRPEGMQTLESFFKPLTH